The nucleotide sequence CGTCCTTGCCCGCGTTGGCGGACACCGTGCCCTTGTCCACCGCGCCCAGCAGCTCCGCGAGCTGCGCCGGGGTGAAGCGCAGCGCGGACAGCGGCGTGCCCTCCTCCTTCAAGAGGCGCATCAGCTCGCCCAGGAACCAGTTGGAGAGCTTCTTCGCGTCCGCGTAGTGCGCCGCGCACGCCTCGAAGTAGTCCGCCAGCGGGCGCTCGGCGGTGAGGATGCGCGCGTCATACGCGGGCAGCCCGTACTGGCTGGTGAAGCGCTGGAGCTTCGCGCGAGGCAATTCGGGCAGCGCCTTCGCCGCCGCGTCGATGGCCGCGTCGCTCACGTGCAGGGGCGGAAGGTCCGGCTCCGGGAAGTACCGGTAGTCGTGCGCCTCCTCCTTGCTGCGCATGGAGCGGGTGACGCCCTGGTTGACGTCCCACAGGCGCGTCTCCTGGATCACCTTGCCGCCGGACTCGATGACGTCCACCTGCCGGGAAATCTCGTACTCCACCGCCTGCTTGAGGAAGCGGAACGAGTTGAGGTTCTTCAGCTCGCAGCGCTGGCCGTACGTGGACGAGCCCTTGGGCATCACCGACACGTTGGCGTCGCAGCGGAAGCTGCCCTCCTCCAGGTTGCCATCGTTGACGCCCAGGTAGACGAGCACGTCGCGCATCGCCTTGAGGTACTCCACCGCTTCGTCCGCGTCGCGCAGGTCCGGCTCGCTGACGATTTCCAGCAACGGCACGCCCGCGCGGTTGAGGTCCACCAGGCTCTGGCCACCACCCGCGTCGTGCACGTTCTTCCCCGCGTCCTCCTCCATGTGGATGCGGAGGACGCGGATGACCTTCTCGCCCTGTGGCGTGTCGATGACGAGCCGGCCGTGCTCGCAGATGGGCAGGTCGTACTGCGTAATCTGGTAGCCCTTCGGCAGGTCCGGATAGAAGTAGTTCTTCCGGCTCCACACGCTCGTCTTCTTGACGGTGCACTCCAGCGCCAGGCCGGTGCGCACGGCGAACTCCACCACGCGCTGGTTGAGCACCGGCAGCACGCCCGGCATGCCCAGGCACACCGGACAGGTGTTGCGGTTGGGCTCGGCGCCGAACGCGGTGGAGCAGCCGCAGAAAATCTTCGACTGCGTGATGAGCTGAGCGTGGACCTCGAGGCCGATGACAGGCTGGAAATCGCTCACGGGCATGGCGGTGTCACCGATGCGTACGCGCCGCTAGCCCTGGAGGGGCGCCGGGCGGAGGAAGAAGTCGTGCTCGCGCTCGAAGGCGCGGGCGATGCGCAGCAAGCGGGCCTCGTCGAACGGGCGCCCCAGAACCTGGAGCCCCACCGGCAGGCCCGCCTTCGTGAAGCCACAGGGCACCGACAGGCCGGGCAGGCCCGCCAGGTTGCACGGCAGCGTGAAGACGTCCATGAGGTACATGGACAGCGGGTCGTCCACCTTCTCGCCCAGCTTGAAGGCCGGCACCGGCGAGGTGGGTGACAGCACCGCGTCCACCTGCTGGAAGGCCTTCGTGAAGTCCTCGCGGATGAGGGTGCGGACCTTCTGCGCGCGCAGGTAGTAGGCGTCGTAGTAGCCGGCGGACAGCGCGTACGTGCCCAGCATGATGCGGCGCTTCACCTCCGGCCCGAAGCCCCGCTCGCGCGTCAGGGCGTACAGCTCCTTGAGGCCGCGCGCGTCCTTCGCCCGCTGGCCGTAGCGGATGCCGTCGTAGCGGGCCAGGTTGCTGGACGCCTCCGCCGGGGCGAGGAGGTAGTAGGTGGCCAGCGCGTACTTCGTGTGGGGCAGCGACACGTCCACCAGCGTCGCGCCCAGCCGCTCGTACTCGCGCAGCGTCTCGCGGATGGAGGCCTCCACCTCCGGGTCCATGCCCTCGGTGAAGTACTCGCGCGGCACGCCCAGCTTCAGGCCGCGCACCCCGCCCTCCAGGTCCGCCGAGTAGTCCGGCGCCTCCACCGCCGCGGACGTGGCGTCCTGGGCGTCGTGCCGGGCGATGAGTTGCAGCAGCGCCGCCGTGTCCGCCACCGTGCGCGCCATGGGGCCGGGCTGGTCCAGCGACGAGGCGTAGGCGATGACGCCGTAGCGCGACACCCGGCCATAGGTGGGCTTCAGCCCCACGGTGTTGGTGAAGGCCGCGGGCTGGCGGATGGAGCCGCCGGTGTCCGTGCCCAGCGCGCCGAACACCTCGCGCGCCGCCACCGCAGCGGCCGAACCGCCCGACGAGCCGCCCGGCGTGCGCGACAAGTCGTAGGGGTTGTGGCTGGGGAAGTACGCGCTGGACTCGTTGGATGAGCCCATCGCGAACTCGTCCATGTTCAGCTTGCCCACCAGCGGCAGGCCCGCCTCCTTCAGCAGGCGCACCACCGTGGCGTCATAGGGCGGGACGAAGCCCTCCAGGATGCGCGAGCCGGCGGTGGTCTCCACGCCCTCGGTGAGGAAGATGTCCTTGAGCCCCAGCGGCACGCCGTCCAGGGCGCTGGCGGGACTGCCGGCCTTGCGGCGCGCGTCGCTGGCGCGGGCGGCGGCGAGGGCGCCCTCCTCGTCCACGCGCAGGAAGGCGCGCACCTTCGGGTCCACCTGGCGGATGCGCTCCAGGCACGCGCGGGTGGCCTCCTCGGAGGAGACCGTCCGCCCGGCCAGCTTCGCCGCCAGCTCCAGCATGGTGAGGTCCGTGAGCTGCATGGCGTGAGGCTCCGGGGCTACTCGATGATTTTCGGCACGGCGAAGCTGGTGCCCGACTTCGCCGGCGCGTTGGCCAGGGACTTCTCCGACGGCAGCGACGGCCGCATCACGTCCTCGCGCAGGAGCGAGGCCGCGAGCGTGGCGTGGGACGTGGGCTCCACGGCCTCCACGTCGAGCGACTGGAGCTGCGCCACCGCGTCCAACACGGCGGACAGCTGCGTGGAGAAGCGCTGCTCCTCCTCCGGAGTCAGCGCCAG is from Pyxidicoccus trucidator and encodes:
- the gatB gene encoding Asp-tRNA(Asn)/Glu-tRNA(Gln) amidotransferase subunit GatB — translated: MPVSDFQPVIGLEVHAQLITQSKIFCGCSTAFGAEPNRNTCPVCLGMPGVLPVLNQRVVEFAVRTGLALECTVKKTSVWSRKNYFYPDLPKGYQITQYDLPICEHGRLVIDTPQGEKVIRVLRIHMEEDAGKNVHDAGGGQSLVDLNRAGVPLLEIVSEPDLRDADEAVEYLKAMRDVLVYLGVNDGNLEEGSFRCDANVSVMPKGSSTYGQRCELKNLNSFRFLKQAVEYEISRQVDVIESGGKVIQETRLWDVNQGVTRSMRSKEEAHDYRYFPEPDLPPLHVSDAAIDAAAKALPELPRAKLQRFTSQYGLPAYDARILTAERPLADYFEACAAHYADAKKLSNWFLGELMRLLKEEGTPLSALRFTPAQLAELLGAVDKGTVSANAGKDVLGEMFRTGKAPSDIIAEKGLAQVSDTGAIEAVVDDILAKNAGEVEKYRAGKTQVFGFFVGQVMRAMKGKGNPTLVNELLKKKLGG
- the gatA gene encoding Asp-tRNA(Asn)/Glu-tRNA(Gln) amidotransferase subunit GatA, translated to MQLTDLTMLELAAKLAGRTVSSEEATRACLERIRQVDPKVRAFLRVDEEGALAAARASDARRKAGSPASALDGVPLGLKDIFLTEGVETTAGSRILEGFVPPYDATVVRLLKEAGLPLVGKLNMDEFAMGSSNESSAYFPSHNPYDLSRTPGGSSGGSAAAVAAREVFGALGTDTGGSIRQPAAFTNTVGLKPTYGRVSRYGVIAYASSLDQPGPMARTVADTAALLQLIARHDAQDATSAAVEAPDYSADLEGGVRGLKLGVPREYFTEGMDPEVEASIRETLREYERLGATLVDVSLPHTKYALATYYLLAPAEASSNLARYDGIRYGQRAKDARGLKELYALTRERGFGPEVKRRIMLGTYALSAGYYDAYYLRAQKVRTLIREDFTKAFQQVDAVLSPTSPVPAFKLGEKVDDPLSMYLMDVFTLPCNLAGLPGLSVPCGFTKAGLPVGLQVLGRPFDEARLLRIARAFEREHDFFLRPAPLQG
- the gatC gene encoding Asp-tRNA(Asn)/Glu-tRNA(Gln) amidotransferase subunit GatC, whose amino-acid sequence is MALTLEQVRHVATLARLALTPEEEQRFSTQLSAVLDAVAQLQSLDVEAVEPTSHATLAASLLREDVMRPSLPSEKSLANAPAKSGTSFAVPKIIE